A region from the Rosa rugosa chromosome 6, drRosRugo1.1, whole genome shotgun sequence genome encodes:
- the LOC133717834 gene encoding G-type lectin S-receptor-like serine/threonine-protein kinase At1g61390 isoform X2, giving the protein MGADMWESFNNPTDSLLPSMLMGYDSGSGKQNFLTSWKSENDPSPGIFLVGLSAEVPPQVFIWINGSTPHWRNGPWDTSRFIGVPTRKSQYINPFTLVDNVTQGTRYFSYGFNKIGDKVLAYFDISSEGKLSFLFSESGKNWRLNWESWTNPCDNYGACGPFGVCIASDSPICKCLKGFIPKSNEEWSKRNWTGGCVRRTDLSCETHTNESVSSSNRKDGFLKLERSKVPDFHQYLTSLALNSFEDCKIKCLSNCSCLAYAYVDILGCLVWYKELIDIQQFPSLGEDLYIRLADSELGEGKPVKLIASVTAIGFMMIILVAIVFSLHRWHANQKRHVKLTTRRLESANLIEIYRDDLQEYMEKHNLSELKIYDFDSILIATENFSIRNKLGQGGFGPVYKGMLPEGKEIAVKRLSSSSGQGVEEFKNEMLLISILQHKNLVRIMGYCVKENEKLLIYEFMPNKSLDTFLYDLRKRAVLDWTTRFNIIQGVAKGLLYLHHDSYVKVIHRDLKVSNILLDERMNPKISDFGLARIVEGTQCLENTQKLVGTRGYISPEYAMSGIFSEKSDIYSFGVLVLEIVSSKKNNSFYLYDQQLGFLAYAWNLWNEGKALELVDEVLGDSYSSSEVMTCMHVGLLCVQDNATDRPTMADVTLMLNSEKDGPHPKKPVFTIQNSVNQPSDENINSSKNEASITMIEGR; this is encoded by the exons ATGGGAGCTGATATGTGGGAGAGTTTCAATAATCCTACTGACTCACTTCTGCCAAGCATGTTGATGGGATATGATAGTGGTTCTGGAAAACAGAATTTCTTGACATCTTGGAAAAGTGAGAATGATCCATCACCAGGGATATTCTTGGTTGGACTTTCAGCAGAGGTGCCACCACAAGTGTTCATTTGGATTAATGGATCTACTCCCCACTGGAGAAATGGGCCATGGGATACATCAAGGTTTATTGGTGTACCCACAAGGAAATCTCAGTATATTAATCCATTTACTCTTGTTGATAATGTGACACAGGGAACAAGGTATTTTTCTTACGGTTTTAACAAAATAGGTGACAAAGTTCTTGCATATTTCGACATATCTTCCGAAGGAAAACTGAGCTTTTTGTTTTCAGAAAGTGGCAAGAACTGGCGTCTTAACTGGGAGTCATGGACAAACCCATGCGATAATTATGGCGCCTGTGGACCTTTTGGGGTTTGCATAGCTTCTGACTCTCCAATCTGTAAGTGTTTGAAAGGGTTTATACCAAAGTCAAATGAAGAGTGGAGCAAAAGAAACTGGACTGGAGGTTGTGTGAGACGAACAGATTTGTCTTGTGAGACACACACAAATGAATCAGTCTCATCATCAAACAGAAAAGATGGGTTTTTAAAGTTGGAGAGATCGAAAGTACCCGATTTTCATCAATATTTGACTTCTTTGGCTCTAAACAGTTTTGAGGACTGCAAGATAAAGTGCCTGAGTAATTGTTCTTGCCTAGCTTATGCTTATGTTGATATCCTAGGGTGTTTGGTCTGGTACAAAGAACTTATTGATATTCAGCAGTTTCCATCTCTTGGAGAAGATCTTTATATCCGCCTAGCAGACTCAGAACTAG GTGAAGGAAAACCAGTAAAGTTAATTGCCAGCGTTACAGCTATTGGATTTATGATGATCATCTTGGTGGCTATAGTCTTCAGTTTGCACCGGTGGCATGCTAATCAAAAGC GACATGTCAAATTAACAACAAGGCGTTTGGAATCAGCTAATTTGATTGAAATTTATAGAGACGATCTTCAAGAATATATGGAAAAACATAATCTGTCGGAGCTAAAGATATATGATTTTGATAGCATATTAATAGCCACAGAAAACTTCAGCATCAGAAACAAACTCGGGCAAGGAGGCTTTGGCCCAGTTTATAAG GGGATGCTACCAGAAGGGAAGGAAATAGCTGTGAAGAGACTATCTAGTAGCTCAGGACAAGGTGTTGAAGAGTTCAAGAATGAGATGCTATTGATCTCCATTCTTCAACACAAAAATCTTGTTAGGATCATGGGTTATTGTGTTAAAGAGAATGAGAAGTTACTTATTTACGAATTCATGCCTAACAAAAGCTTGGATACTTTCCTATACG ATTTAAGGAAGAGAGCAGTGCTTGATTGGACTACACGCTTTAATATTATTCAAGGTGTTGCTAAAGGTCTTCTTTACCTCCATCATGATTCCTATGTGAAGGTGATTCATAGAGATCTAAAAGTCAGTAACATCCTCTTGGATGAGAGAATGAAtccaaaaatttcagattttggattAGCACGCATAGTTGAAGGAACACAGTGTCTAGAAAATACTCAGAAGCTTGTGGGAACACG TGGCTATATATCTCCGGAGTATGCTATGAGTGggatattttctgaaaaatctgATATCTACAGCTTTGGGGTCTTGGTATTGGAGATTGTTAGCAGCAAGAAGAACAATAGCTTCTATTTATATGACCAACAACTTGGCTTCCTTGCCTAT GCTTGGAACTTGTGGAATGAAGGCAAGGCATTGGAGTTAGTAGATGAAGTTTTGGGTGATTCATACTCCTCATCAGAAGTTATGACTTGCATGCATGTTGGGCTTCTTTGTGTACAGGACAATGCTACAGATAGACCAACAATGGCGGATGTAACTTTAATGCTAAACAGTGAGAAAGATGGTCCACATCCAAAGAAACCTGTATTCACTATCCAAAACTCCGTTAATCAACCATCCGATGAAAATATTAATTCCTCCAAAAATGAAGCCAGCATTACAATGATCGAAGGACGTTAA
- the LOC133717498 gene encoding uncharacterized protein LOC133717498, whose translation MSFLKGLIDSLGSVFSESSSSSSSYPNPTASNSSAMDGVAGPGAASVTNERVVYKLKGYFDLAKEEIAKAVRAEEWGLVEDAVAHYNSAQRILAEASSTPVPSFISASEREKVKSYRQKISKWQGQVSDRLQVLSRRPGGTSISKTVTPARTAAATSTTLNSRNHVIPKTLHPSTSMPSTRSQTNNIVRSKPVQDSGAGYDEKLVEMINSAIVDRSPSVKWEDVAGLEKVKKTLMEMVILPTKRRDLFTGLRRPARGLLLFGPPGNGKTMLAKAVASESEATFFNVSASSLTSKWVGEAEKLVRTLFMVAISRQPSVIFMDEIDSIMSTRQANENDASRRLKSEFLIQFDGVTSNPNDLVIVIGATNKPQELDDAVLRRLVKRVYIPLPDLTARRLLLSHKLKGQAFSLPSGDLERLARDTEGYSGSDLQALCEEAAMMPIRELGENILTINANQVRPLRFEDFQKAMTVIRPSLSKSKWEELEQWNEEFGSN comes from the exons ATGAGTTTCCTCAAAGGCCTCATCGACTCTTTAGGCTCCGTCTTCTCcgaatcctcctcctcctcttcctcatacCCAAACCCTACCGCTTCCAATTCCTCCGCCATGGACGGCGTAGCTGGGCCCGGAGCTGCCTCGGTCACCAACGAGCGCGTGGTGTACAAGCTCAAGGGCTACTTTGATTTGGCGAAAGAAGAGATCGCCAAGGCTGTTAGGGCTGAAGAATGGGGCTTGGTTGAAGACGCCGTTGCACACTATAATAGCGCCCAGAGAATTCTAGCCGAAGCTAGCTCCACTCCAGTGCCTTCCTTTATCAGCGCCAG TGAGCGAGAGAAGGTGAAATCGTATCGTCAAAAGATATCAAAATGGCAGGGTCAAGTTTCTGACAGGTTACAAGTCTTAAGTAGACGTCCAG GTGGTACGTCCATAAGCAAG ACTGTAACTCCTGCACGAACTGCTGCAGCTACATCAACAACATTGAATTCACGAAATCATGTGATACCCAAGACTCTGCATCCCAGTACAAGCATGCCATCAACGAGGAGTCAGACCAATAATATTGTAAGATCAAAACCTGTGCAAGATTCTGGTGCAGGTTATGATGAAAAATTGGTTGAAATGATAAATAGTGCCATAGTGGATAGAAGTCCTTCAGTTAAATGGGAAGATGTTG CTGGTCTTGAGAAGGTGAAGAAAACTTTGATGGAGATGGTTATTTTACCAACTAAGAGAAGAGATTTGTTCACTGGCCTTCGAAGGCCAGCTCGAG GTCTGCTTCTGTTTGGTCCACCTGGTAATGGGAAAACCATGCTTGCTAAGGCAGTTGCTTCAGAATCAGAGGCAACCTTTTTTAATGTATCTGCATCTTCACTGACATCAAAATGG GTGGGAGAGGCTGAAAAGCTTGTGCGGACACTTTTCATGGTTGCTATATCCAGACAGCCATCTGTAATTTTCATGGATGAG ATTGATAGTATCATGTCAACAAGACAGGCAAACGAAAATGATGCAAGCAGAAGGTTGAAGTCAGAGTTTCTAATTCAGTTTGATGGAGTGACATCTAATCCTAATGATCTAGTAATTGTGATTG GTGCTACTAATAAGCCTCAAGAACTAGATGACGCAGTTCTTAGGAGATTG GTGAAGAGAGTATACATACCTTTACCAGATCTAACTGCTAGGAGACTTCTCCTAAGTCACAAACTCAAAGGCCAAGCATTTTCCTTACCAA GTGGAGACCTTGAACGACTTGCAAGAGACACTGAAG GTTATTCAGGAAGTGATCTACAAGCATTGTGTGAAGAAGCAGCAATGATGCCAATTAGGGAACTTGGTGAAAACATTCTCACCATCAATGCAAATCAG GTAAGACCACTAAGATTTGAAGATtttcagaaggcaatgactgTAATCAGGCCAAGTTTAAGCAAAAGCAAGTGGGAAGAGCTTGAACAATGGAACGAGGAATTTGGGTCTAACTGA
- the LOC133717834 gene encoding G-type lectin S-receptor-like serine/threonine-protein kinase SD1-29 isoform X1, with translation MQLGSLTFFFFFIFSLLLPQYGAEVYKITHSHPLAEKQTLVSSGLIFELGFFSPNSSANKYLGLWHKSIFPRKYVWVANRDNPLADTDTLATLRISINGNLELVDGKQSSVWSTNISNCSSAVLLDNGNFVVKDVMGADMWESFNNPTDSLLPSMLMGYDSGSGKQNFLTSWKSENDPSPGIFLVGLSAEVPPQVFIWINGSTPHWRNGPWDTSRFIGVPTRKSQYINPFTLVDNVTQGTRYFSYGFNKIGDKVLAYFDISSEGKLSFLFSESGKNWRLNWESWTNPCDNYGACGPFGVCIASDSPICKCLKGFIPKSNEEWSKRNWTGGCVRRTDLSCETHTNESVSSSNRKDGFLKLERSKVPDFHQYLTSLALNSFEDCKIKCLSNCSCLAYAYVDILGCLVWYKELIDIQQFPSLGEDLYIRLADSELGEGKPVKLIASVTAIGFMMIILVAIVFSLHRWHANQKRHVKLTTRRLESANLIEIYRDDLQEYMEKHNLSELKIYDFDSILIATENFSIRNKLGQGGFGPVYKGMLPEGKEIAVKRLSSSSGQGVEEFKNEMLLISILQHKNLVRIMGYCVKENEKLLIYEFMPNKSLDTFLYDLRKRAVLDWTTRFNIIQGVAKGLLYLHHDSYVKVIHRDLKVSNILLDERMNPKISDFGLARIVEGTQCLENTQKLVGTRGYISPEYAMSGIFSEKSDIYSFGVLVLEIVSSKKNNSFYLYDQQLGFLAYAWNLWNEGKALELVDEVLGDSYSSSEVMTCMHVGLLCVQDNATDRPTMADVTLMLNSEKDGPHPKKPVFTIQNSVNQPSDENINSSKNEASITMIEGR, from the exons ATGCAACTGGGTAGTcttactttctttttctttttcatcttcAGTTTGCTTCTGCCACAGTACGGCGCTGAAGTATATAAAATAACTCATTCACATCCATTAGCAGAGAAACAAACTCTAGTCTCTTCTGGCCTAATATTTGAATTGGGCTTCTTCAGTCCTAATAGTTCTGCTAACAAGTATTTGGGATTGTGGCACAAAAGTATATTTCCCCGTAAGTATGTATGGGTGGCTAACAGAGATAATCCTCTTGCAGATACAGACACCTTGGCTACCTTGAGAATTAGCATCAATGGGAATCTGGAGCTCGTAGATGGGAAACAGAGTTCTGTCTGGTCAACCAATATATCTAATTGTTCATCTGCAGTTCTCTTAGATAATGGAAACTTTGTCGTCAAAGATGTCATGGGAGCTGATATGTGGGAGAGTTTCAATAATCCTACTGACTCACTTCTGCCAAGCATGTTGATGGGATATGATAGTGGTTCTGGAAAACAGAATTTCTTGACATCTTGGAAAAGTGAGAATGATCCATCACCAGGGATATTCTTGGTTGGACTTTCAGCAGAGGTGCCACCACAAGTGTTCATTTGGATTAATGGATCTACTCCCCACTGGAGAAATGGGCCATGGGATACATCAAGGTTTATTGGTGTACCCACAAGGAAATCTCAGTATATTAATCCATTTACTCTTGTTGATAATGTGACACAGGGAACAAGGTATTTTTCTTACGGTTTTAACAAAATAGGTGACAAAGTTCTTGCATATTTCGACATATCTTCCGAAGGAAAACTGAGCTTTTTGTTTTCAGAAAGTGGCAAGAACTGGCGTCTTAACTGGGAGTCATGGACAAACCCATGCGATAATTATGGCGCCTGTGGACCTTTTGGGGTTTGCATAGCTTCTGACTCTCCAATCTGTAAGTGTTTGAAAGGGTTTATACCAAAGTCAAATGAAGAGTGGAGCAAAAGAAACTGGACTGGAGGTTGTGTGAGACGAACAGATTTGTCTTGTGAGACACACACAAATGAATCAGTCTCATCATCAAACAGAAAAGATGGGTTTTTAAAGTTGGAGAGATCGAAAGTACCCGATTTTCATCAATATTTGACTTCTTTGGCTCTAAACAGTTTTGAGGACTGCAAGATAAAGTGCCTGAGTAATTGTTCTTGCCTAGCTTATGCTTATGTTGATATCCTAGGGTGTTTGGTCTGGTACAAAGAACTTATTGATATTCAGCAGTTTCCATCTCTTGGAGAAGATCTTTATATCCGCCTAGCAGACTCAGAACTAG GTGAAGGAAAACCAGTAAAGTTAATTGCCAGCGTTACAGCTATTGGATTTATGATGATCATCTTGGTGGCTATAGTCTTCAGTTTGCACCGGTGGCATGCTAATCAAAAGC GACATGTCAAATTAACAACAAGGCGTTTGGAATCAGCTAATTTGATTGAAATTTATAGAGACGATCTTCAAGAATATATGGAAAAACATAATCTGTCGGAGCTAAAGATATATGATTTTGATAGCATATTAATAGCCACAGAAAACTTCAGCATCAGAAACAAACTCGGGCAAGGAGGCTTTGGCCCAGTTTATAAG GGGATGCTACCAGAAGGGAAGGAAATAGCTGTGAAGAGACTATCTAGTAGCTCAGGACAAGGTGTTGAAGAGTTCAAGAATGAGATGCTATTGATCTCCATTCTTCAACACAAAAATCTTGTTAGGATCATGGGTTATTGTGTTAAAGAGAATGAGAAGTTACTTATTTACGAATTCATGCCTAACAAAAGCTTGGATACTTTCCTATACG ATTTAAGGAAGAGAGCAGTGCTTGATTGGACTACACGCTTTAATATTATTCAAGGTGTTGCTAAAGGTCTTCTTTACCTCCATCATGATTCCTATGTGAAGGTGATTCATAGAGATCTAAAAGTCAGTAACATCCTCTTGGATGAGAGAATGAAtccaaaaatttcagattttggattAGCACGCATAGTTGAAGGAACACAGTGTCTAGAAAATACTCAGAAGCTTGTGGGAACACG TGGCTATATATCTCCGGAGTATGCTATGAGTGggatattttctgaaaaatctgATATCTACAGCTTTGGGGTCTTGGTATTGGAGATTGTTAGCAGCAAGAAGAACAATAGCTTCTATTTATATGACCAACAACTTGGCTTCCTTGCCTAT GCTTGGAACTTGTGGAATGAAGGCAAGGCATTGGAGTTAGTAGATGAAGTTTTGGGTGATTCATACTCCTCATCAGAAGTTATGACTTGCATGCATGTTGGGCTTCTTTGTGTACAGGACAATGCTACAGATAGACCAACAATGGCGGATGTAACTTTAATGCTAAACAGTGAGAAAGATGGTCCACATCCAAAGAAACCTGTATTCACTATCCAAAACTCCGTTAATCAACCATCCGATGAAAATATTAATTCCTCCAAAAATGAAGCCAGCATTACAATGATCGAAGGACGTTAA
- the LOC133717978 gene encoding serine/threonine-protein kinase Aurora-3-like, giving the protein MAETEPETQKPQETRKRGDWSLTDFEIGKPLGKGKFGRVYVAREVKSQYVVALKVLFKKQIKKYNIHHQLKREMEIQTSLRHPNILRLYGWFHDDERIVLILEYAHGGELYGLLRDCTYFTEKRAATYILSLAQALAYCHEKDVIHRDIKPENLLLDHEGRLKIADFGWSVQSKNKRRTMCGTLDYLAPELVENKAHDYAVDNWTLGILCYEFLFGVPPFEAESQKDTFQRIVKVDLSFPATPQVSAEAKDLITKLLVKDISKRLSLQKIMEHPWIVKNADPTGICNN; this is encoded by the exons ATGGCGGAGACCGAACCGGAAACCCAGAAACCCCAAGAAACCCGAAAGAGGGGAGATTGGTCCCTGACGGACTTCGAGATAGGAAAACCGCTGGGCAAAGGCAAATTCGGGCGGGTCTACGTCGCCCGAGAAGTCAAG AGCCAATACGTCGTGGCATTGAAGGTGTTGTTCAAGAAGCAGATAAAGAAGTACAACATTCACCACCAGCtgaagagagagatggagattcAGACGAGTCTGAGGCACCCCAACATTCTTCGTCTCTATGGTTGGTTCCACGACGATGAGCGCATCGTGTTGATTCTTGAGTACGCTCATGGCGGTGAGCTTTATGGGCTTTTGAGGGATTGTACCTACTTCACTGAGAAACGAGCCGCGACT tatatCTTGAGCTTAGCGCAAGCTTTGGCCTATTGTCATGAAAAGGATGTGATTCATAGGGACATTAAGCCTGAAAACTTGTTGCTTGATCATGAG GGTCGATTGAAAATTGCAGACTTTGGATGGTCTGTGCAGTCAAAGAATAAGAGACGCACCATGTGTGGAACTCTGGATTACTTAGCCCCAGAACTGGTGGAGAATAAGGCTCATGACTACGCAGTCGATAACTGGACTTTGGGCATTCTTTGCTATGAGTTTCTCTTTGGCGTTCCTCCCTTTGAGGCTGAAAGTCAAAAAGATACATTTCAAAG GATAGTGAAGGTTGACCTGAGCTTCCCTGCAACACCTCAAGTTTCTGCTGAAGCCAAAGACCTCATTACCAAG CTTCTCGTGAAGGACATCTCAAAGAGGCTCTCTCTTCAGAAGATCATGGAACACCCATGGATAGTTAAGAATGCAGATCCTACTGGTATCTGCAATAACTAG